One Polaribacter sp. SA4-12 genomic window carries:
- a CDS encoding formate--tetrahydrofolate ligase: MTHLTDIGIAQAKTLQHIKNIAKKINVDEDDLEMFGKYKAKLPLSLIDDKKVDENNLVLVTALTPTPAGEGKTTVSIGLSEGLNKIGKQALVVLREPSLGPVFGVKGGAAGGGYSQVVPMEDINLHFTGDFNAVEKANNLLAALIDNNIQSKTNNLNIDPRTILWKRVIDMNDRALRDITIGLGGTTNGIPRQDGFNITPASEVMAILCMASDLENLKKRLGDIFIGFTFDKKPVFARDLKAENAMTILLKEAIKPNLVQTLEENPAIIHGGPFANIAQGTNTIIATKMGLSLSNYVVTEAGFGADLGAEKFLNIKSTFAKLNPKCVVLVATIRALRHHGGVKSEDYNIPDLEKVKDGFKNLEKHIENIRKFNIEPVVAINAFTSDSEEEINFVIEKCASLGVDAVLSEGWAKGGEGAKELAKAVVNVVENKATQYKPLYDWKSPIKDKIEIIAKEIYGAVKVEYSKRAQLNLRRIDRLGFNDFAICMAKTQRSFSDNASLIGRPEGFTVTVREIEIAAGAQFIIPVLGKMMRMPGLPAIPASENMTIDNNGVISGLS; this comes from the coding sequence ATGACACATCTTACTGATATTGGAATTGCACAAGCCAAGACACTTCAACATATTAAAAATATTGCTAAAAAAATTAACGTAGATGAAGATGATTTAGAGATGTTTGGTAAGTACAAAGCAAAGCTTCCTTTGTCTTTAATTGATGATAAAAAAGTTGATGAGAACAATCTTGTTTTGGTAACAGCATTAACACCAACTCCTGCAGGAGAAGGTAAGACTACTGTTTCTATTGGTTTGTCTGAAGGTTTAAATAAAATAGGGAAACAAGCTTTAGTTGTTTTAAGAGAACCCTCTTTAGGTCCTGTTTTTGGAGTAAAAGGAGGAGCAGCAGGAGGAGGATATTCTCAAGTTGTACCAATGGAAGATATCAATTTGCATTTTACGGGTGATTTTAATGCTGTTGAAAAAGCAAATAATTTATTAGCTGCTTTAATTGATAATAATATTCAGAGCAAAACCAATAACTTAAATATCGATCCAAGAACGATTCTTTGGAAACGTGTCATTGATATGAACGATCGTGCTTTGCGAGATATTACTATTGGTTTAGGAGGAACAACAAATGGAATTCCAAGACAAGATGGTTTTAATATTACACCTGCGTCAGAAGTAATGGCAATTCTTTGTATGGCCTCAGATTTAGAAAATTTAAAGAAACGTTTAGGTGATATTTTTATAGGTTTTACTTTTGATAAAAAACCTGTTTTTGCTCGTGATTTAAAAGCAGAAAATGCAATGACTATTTTGCTGAAAGAAGCTATAAAACCAAATTTAGTACAAACTCTTGAAGAAAACCCTGCAATTATTCATGGAGGGCCGTTTGCAAATATTGCCCAAGGAACAAATACAATTATCGCTACTAAAATGGGATTGTCTTTATCTAATTATGTAGTTACTGAGGCCGGTTTTGGTGCAGATTTAGGTGCTGAGAAATTTTTAAATATCAAGTCTACTTTTGCAAAATTGAATCCTAAATGTGTTGTTTTAGTCGCTACGATTAGAGCTCTACGTCATCATGGAGGTGTAAAATCAGAAGATTATAATATTCCTGACTTAGAAAAAGTAAAAGACGGATTTAAAAACTTAGAGAAACATATAGAAAATATTAGAAAATTTAATATTGAACCCGTTGTAGCAATCAATGCTTTTACTTCAGATTCTGAAGAAGAAATTAATTTTGTAATTGAAAAATGTGCAAGTTTAGGAGTTGATGCTGTTTTGTCTGAAGGTTGGGCGAAAGGAGGAGAGGGAGCTAAAGAATTGGCAAAGGCAGTTGTAAATGTTGTAGAAAATAAAGCGACTCAGTACAAACCTTTGTATGATTGGAAATCTCCGATAAAAGATAAAATAGAAATTATTGCGAAAGAGATTTATGGAGCAGTAAAAGTAGAGTATAGTAAAAGGGCGCAATTAAACTTAAGGCGAATAGATCGATTAGGTTTTAATGACTTTGCAATTTGTATGGCGAAAACACAAAGATCTTTTTCTGATAATGCTTCTTTGATAGGGAGACCAGAAGGATTTACAGTAACAGTTAGGGAAATAGAAATAGCCGCAGGAGCACAATTTATAATTCCTGTTTTAGGTAAAATGATGCGAATGCCTGGGTTGCCAGCAATTCCTGCGTCAGAAAATATGACGATTGATAATAATGGTGTTATTTCTGGATTGTCATAG
- the recQ gene encoding DNA helicase RecQ, producing the protein MMKQTHTVLKNVFGYDNFRPLQEEIIDRTIDGKDSFVLMPTGGGKSMCFQIPALIFEGITIVVSPLISLMKDQVQALKANGIKADFFNSSISTEEENEVITKAINGDLQLLYLSPEKLISVSNTWLRQLNIKLVAIDEAHCVSMWGHDFRPEYTQLKVFRRSLSQVPFMALTATADKSARKDIEEQLGLSNSKLFISSFDRKNLSIEVRGQVQKKRKLQEISNFIERRKNESGIIYCLSRKNTEEVANHLKGEGHSVAFYHAGMNHEEREETQTDFINDDTKIIVATIAFGMGIDKSNVRFVIHYNLPKNLEGYYQEIGRAGRDGLPSETILYYNMRDFVLYSQFADDGANSDMQKEKLNRMLQFAEAKSCRRKILLSYFGEHLTENCGNCDVCENPPKDFEGTILTQKALSGIVRMGEKDGITMLINVLRGSNNADIHSKQYFTLKTYGIGKDVSFFDWRDYVIQMANQGLIEIMYAESSALKITPIGWEVLKGDKTIRLTTPTSPTDKKKQQKTAKTTTGGDINKDLFTELKKIRYAISKEEKMPAYIIFNDKTLRLMASELPTTENQFLAISGVGMNKMEKYGEEFMNVIRKFKSVSKPRKIATTVTTFELYKEGLNPTEIAEKRNLSITTIFSHLSQLYSEGKKVDLEQYISTETINKVREAFNTLGRKIELKPIYDKLNEEVSYSEIRISITLILKNE; encoded by the coding sequence ATGATGAAACAAACACATACTGTTTTAAAAAACGTATTCGGTTATGATAACTTTCGTCCGCTACAAGAGGAAATTATCGATAGAACAATAGACGGAAAAGATAGTTTTGTATTAATGCCAACTGGTGGTGGAAAATCTATGTGTTTCCAAATTCCTGCATTAATTTTTGAAGGAATTACAATTGTAGTTTCTCCGCTTATTTCATTAATGAAAGACCAAGTTCAAGCGTTAAAAGCAAACGGAATTAAAGCCGATTTTTTTAACAGTTCTATCTCTACAGAAGAAGAAAACGAAGTAATCACAAAAGCAATTAATGGCGATTTACAATTATTGTATTTATCCCCAGAAAAATTAATATCCGTAAGTAATACTTGGCTTAGACAATTAAATATAAAACTAGTCGCTATTGATGAAGCACACTGTGTAAGTATGTGGGGACATGATTTTAGACCAGAATACACACAATTAAAAGTATTTAGAAGATCATTATCACAAGTACCTTTTATGGCATTAACCGCTACAGCGGATAAATCTGCTAGAAAAGATATTGAAGAACAATTAGGTTTAAGCAACTCTAAATTATTCATCTCTTCTTTTGATAGAAAAAACTTAAGCATAGAAGTACGAGGACAAGTTCAGAAAAAGAGAAAACTACAAGAAATCAGCAATTTTATAGAACGTAGAAAAAACGAAAGTGGTATTATCTATTGTTTGAGTAGAAAAAACACAGAAGAAGTAGCAAATCATTTAAAAGGAGAAGGACATTCTGTAGCTTTTTATCACGCAGGAATGAATCATGAAGAAAGAGAAGAAACTCAAACCGATTTTATAAATGACGATACAAAAATAATTGTTGCTACTATTGCTTTTGGAATGGGAATTGATAAATCGAATGTTCGTTTTGTAATTCATTATAATTTACCAAAAAACCTAGAAGGCTATTATCAAGAAATAGGAAGAGCAGGAAGAGATGGATTACCATCAGAAACCATACTCTACTATAATATGAGAGATTTTGTTTTGTATAGCCAATTTGCAGATGATGGCGCAAATTCTGATATGCAAAAAGAAAAGTTGAATAGAATGCTTCAATTTGCAGAAGCTAAATCGTGCAGAAGAAAAATACTTTTATCTTATTTTGGAGAACACCTTACTGAAAATTGTGGTAATTGCGATGTTTGCGAAAACCCTCCTAAAGATTTTGAAGGAACAATTTTAACACAAAAAGCACTTTCTGGTATTGTTAGAATGGGAGAAAAAGACGGAATTACAATGTTGATTAACGTACTTAGAGGAAGTAATAATGCAGATATTCACTCAAAACAGTATTTTACACTAAAAACGTATGGAATAGGAAAAGATGTTTCCTTTTTTGACTGGAGAGATTACGTAATTCAAATGGCTAATCAAGGACTCATAGAAATTATGTACGCTGAAAGTTCTGCCTTAAAAATAACACCCATTGGTTGGGAAGTTTTAAAAGGTGATAAAACAATACGATTGACAACTCCTACAAGCCCTACTGATAAAAAGAAGCAACAAAAAACAGCAAAAACAACAACTGGAGGCGATATAAATAAAGACTTATTTACAGAACTCAAAAAAATTAGATACGCAATCTCTAAAGAAGAGAAAATGCCTGCTTACATTATTTTTAATGACAAGACTTTAAGATTAATGGCAAGTGAACTTCCAACAACCGAAAATCAATTTTTAGCAATTTCAGGAGTCGGAATGAACAAAATGGAAAAGTATGGTGAAGAGTTTATGAATGTTATTAGAAAATTCAAAAGCGTTTCGAAACCAAGAAAAATTGCAACAACAGTAACCACATTTGAATTATACAAAGAAGGATTAAATCCAACAGAAATAGCAGAAAAAAGAAACTTATCTATTACTACTATTTTTTCACATTTATCACAATTATATTCTGAAGGAAAAAAAGTAGACTTAGAACAATATATTAGTACAGAAACCATAAATAAAGTTCGTGAGGCTTTTAATACTTTAGGTAGAAAAATAGAATTAAAACCCATTTACGATAAACTAAATGAAGAAGTTTCTTATTCTGAAATAAGAATAAGTATTACACTCATTTTAAAAAATGAATAA
- a CDS encoding malate dehydrogenase: MKVTVVGAGAVGASCAEYIAIKDFASEVVILDIKEGFAEGKAMDLMQTASLNGFDTKISGSTNDYSKTAGSDVCVITSGIPRKPGMTREELIGINAGIVKTVSSNLIEHSPNTIIIVVSNPMDTMTYLVHKTTSLPKNKIIGMGGALDSARFKYRLAEALGAPISDVDGMVIGGHSDKGMVPLIDKAARNSVKVSEFLSAERMDQVVQDTKVGGATLTGLLGTSAWYAPGAAVSAMVQAIACDTKKIFPCSALLEGEFGLSDLSIGVPCVLGANGIEKIVEISLTDAEKAKLTESATGVKATNGLLEL; encoded by the coding sequence ATGAAAGTTACAGTAGTAGGAGCTGGTGCAGTAGGTGCAAGTTGTGCAGAATACATTGCAATTAAAGACTTTGCATCCGAAGTTGTTATCTTAGACATTAAAGAAGGTTTTGCTGAAGGTAAAGCAATGGATTTAATGCAAACTGCTTCTTTAAATGGATTTGACACTAAAATCTCTGGAAGCACAAATGATTATTCTAAAACAGCAGGTTCTGATGTTTGTGTAATTACTTCTGGGATTCCAAGAAAACCAGGAATGACTCGTGAAGAGTTAATTGGAATTAATGCAGGAATCGTTAAAACTGTTTCTTCTAATCTAATAGAGCATTCGCCAAACACAATTATTATTGTTGTTTCTAATCCTATGGATACTATGACTTATTTAGTTCATAAGACAACAAGTTTACCAAAAAACAAAATTATTGGAATGGGTGGAGCTTTAGATTCTGCACGTTTTAAATACAGATTAGCTGAAGCTTTAGGTGCGCCTATTTCTGACGTTGATGGAATGGTTATTGGAGGTCACTCTGATAAAGGAATGGTTCCATTAATTGATAAAGCTGCAAGAAACTCAGTAAAAGTTTCTGAATTTTTATCAGCTGAAAGAATGGATCAAGTTGTTCAAGATACTAAAGTTGGTGGAGCTACATTAACTGGATTATTAGGAACATCTGCATGGTATGCTCCTGGAGCTGCTGTATCTGCAATGGTGCAAGCAATTGCTTGTGATACTAAAAAAATCTTCCCTTGTTCTGCTTTATTAGAAGGTGAATTTGGTTTATCTGATTTATCAATCGGTGTACCTTGTGTTTTAGGTGCTAACGGAATTGAGAAAATTGTTGAGATTTCTTTAACTGATGCTGAAAAAGCTAAATTAACTGAATCTGCTACTGGTGTAAAAGCTACTAATGGATTGTTAGAATTATAA
- a CDS encoding DUF6588 family protein, with amino-acid sequence MKKCILIFIGVFTLTFNVKAQEGFEAILLADAADSKKLMQAYFAPGMEGFINAMNNGWYHTAKVHKPFGFDLAIGLSGAMIPTEKELFNISAVLGNNSSVTSTSTTASTFAGPSNTTTMTVKTTIDGNNVSANFDSPGGVLEDLPAKAIPAPIVQLSIGLPWKLEGMLRFVPKTNIGEDDGSVKMLGLGIKKEITDWFGPMEKTPLHVSLLAAYTTMDVNYGIADQPTGEIQVKNALTEFNLKAFTVQAIASLNFPIINLYGGIGYNSGSASYAMSGTFVGEYQTGNPLQPTITKSLSVPSNLDFDSSGFTTTLGARLSLGFFKIFGSYAIQEYNTFSAGVAFSIR; translated from the coding sequence ATGAAAAAATGTATTTTAATTTTTATAGGTGTATTCACCTTAACCTTTAACGTAAAAGCTCAAGAAGGTTTTGAAGCTATCTTATTAGCTGATGCTGCTGATTCTAAAAAACTGATGCAAGCTTATTTTGCCCCAGGAATGGAAGGCTTTATAAACGCAATGAACAATGGATGGTATCATACAGCAAAAGTTCACAAACCTTTTGGTTTTGACTTAGCAATAGGTTTAAGTGGAGCAATGATTCCTACTGAAAAAGAATTATTTAACATTTCTGCTGTATTAGGAAACAACTCTTCTGTAACCTCTACCTCTACTACTGCATCAACATTTGCAGGCCCCAGCAACACAACGACGATGACCGTTAAAACAACTATTGACGGGAATAATGTATCAGCAAATTTTGATTCACCTGGTGGAGTTTTAGAGGATTTACCAGCAAAAGCTATACCTGCTCCTATTGTTCAACTAAGCATTGGTTTACCTTGGAAACTTGAAGGAATGCTAAGATTTGTACCAAAAACTAACATCGGAGAAGATGATGGATCAGTAAAAATGTTAGGTTTAGGAATTAAAAAAGAAATTACAGATTGGTTTGGACCAATGGAAAAAACACCTTTACACGTTTCTCTTTTAGCTGCCTACACTACAATGGATGTTAATTACGGTATTGCAGATCAACCTACAGGTGAAATTCAAGTTAAAAACGCTTTAACAGAATTTAATTTAAAAGCATTTACAGTTCAAGCAATAGCTTCATTAAATTTCCCTATTATAAATCTTTACGGAGGTATTGGTTACAATAGCGGTAGCGCAAGCTATGCAATGTCTGGTACTTTTGTTGGTGAATACCAAACTGGCAATCCTTTACAACCAACAATAACAAAAAGCTTAAGTGTTCCTTCTAATTTAGATTTTGATTCTAGTGGATTTACAACTACTCTAGGAGCTAGATTAAGTTTAGGTTTCTTTAAAATATTTGGTAGTTATGCTATTCAAGAATACAATACTTTCTCAGCAGGAGTTGCTTTTAGTATTAGATAA
- the gyrB gene encoding DNA topoisomerase (ATP-hydrolyzing) subunit B, which produces MSEDKKNNYDASSIQALEGMEHVRMRPSMYIGDVGVRGLHHLVYEVVDNSIDEAMGGYCDTIDVTINEDNSVTTKDNGRGIPVGMHEKEGVSALQVVMTKIGAGGKFDKDSYKVSGGLHGVGVSCVNALSDLLVATVHKEGKVWRQEYSQGKALYPVKTIGESDFTGTIVTFLPDKSIFKQTTEFNYETLATRMRELSYLNKGITITLTDKRETDDEGNFISEIFHSTEGLPEFIKYLDSTREQLTSQVISMEGEKNGIPVEVAMVYNTSYAENLHSYVNNINTHEGGTHLSGFRRGLTGTLKKYADESGLLKNVKFDIAGDDFREGLTAIVSVKVAEPQFEGQTKTKLGNREVSAAVSQSVSEMLTNYLEENPNDAKIIVQKVILAATARHAARKAREMVQRKTVMSIGGLPGKLSDCSETDPAQCEIFLVEGDSAGGTAKQGRDRNFQAILPLRGKILNVEKAMQHKVFENEEIKNMFTALGVSIGTEEDPRALNLSKVRYHKVVIMCDADVDGSHIATLILTFFFRYMREMVEQGYIYIATPPLYLVKKGQKREYAWDDNQRDLIAQKLGGNVAIQRYKGLGEMNADQLWDTTMNPEFRTLRKVIIDNATEADRVFSMLMGDEVPPRREFIEKNAKYANIDA; this is translated from the coding sequence ATGAGCGAAGACAAAAAAAACAATTATGATGCTTCCAGTATTCAGGCACTGGAAGGGATGGAGCATGTTAGAATGCGTCCATCTATGTATATTGGAGATGTTGGTGTACGTGGTTTACACCATTTAGTATACGAAGTTGTAGACAACTCTATTGATGAAGCAATGGGTGGTTATTGTGATACAATTGATGTTACAATTAACGAAGACAATTCTGTTACAACTAAAGATAATGGTCGTGGAATTCCTGTTGGAATGCACGAAAAAGAAGGCGTTTCTGCATTACAAGTTGTAATGACAAAAATTGGTGCCGGTGGTAAATTCGATAAAGATTCTTATAAAGTTTCTGGTGGTTTACACGGTGTTGGAGTTTCTTGTGTAAATGCACTTTCAGATCTTTTAGTAGCAACAGTTCATAAAGAAGGAAAAGTTTGGAGACAAGAATATTCTCAAGGTAAAGCATTATATCCAGTAAAAACAATTGGAGAAAGTGACTTTACAGGTACAATTGTTACTTTTTTACCAGACAAATCAATATTTAAACAAACTACAGAATTTAATTACGAGACATTAGCAACTCGTATGCGTGAGTTATCGTACCTAAATAAAGGGATTACAATTACTTTAACAGATAAACGTGAAACAGATGATGAAGGTAACTTTATTTCTGAAATTTTTCATAGTACTGAAGGTTTACCAGAATTTATAAAATATTTAGATTCTACTCGTGAGCAATTAACTTCTCAAGTAATTTCTATGGAAGGTGAGAAAAACGGAATTCCCGTTGAAGTTGCCATGGTTTATAATACTTCTTACGCAGAAAATTTACATTCTTATGTAAATAACATTAACACGCATGAAGGAGGAACACATTTATCTGGATTTAGACGTGGTTTAACAGGAACTTTAAAAAAGTATGCTGATGAATCTGGTTTATTGAAAAACGTGAAATTTGATATTGCTGGTGATGATTTCCGTGAAGGATTAACAGCAATCGTTTCTGTAAAAGTTGCAGAACCACAATTTGAAGGACAAACAAAAACAAAATTAGGAAATAGAGAAGTTTCTGCTGCAGTATCGCAATCAGTTTCTGAAATGTTAACTAATTATTTAGAGGAAAATCCTAATGACGCTAAAATAATTGTTCAAAAAGTAATTTTAGCAGCAACAGCAAGACATGCAGCACGTAAAGCCAGAGAAATGGTGCAACGTAAAACAGTAATGTCTATTGGTGGTTTACCTGGTAAATTATCTGACTGTTCAGAAACTGATCCAGCTCAATGTGAAATTTTCTTAGTTGAGGGAGATTCTGCAGGTGGAACAGCAAAACAAGGTAGAGATAGAAATTTTCAAGCAATTTTACCACTTCGTGGGAAAATTTTGAATGTTGAAAAAGCAATGCAACATAAGGTTTTTGAAAACGAAGAGATCAAAAATATGTTTACTGCTTTAGGTGTTTCTATTGGTACAGAAGAAGACCCAAGAGCTTTAAATTTATCTAAAGTAAGATACCATAAAGTAGTTATTATGTGTGATGCCGATGTAGATGGTTCGCATATTGCTACCTTAATATTAACATTCTTCTTTAGATATATGAGAGAAATGGTAGAGCAAGGTTATATTTACATTGCAACTCCACCTTTATACTTAGTTAAGAAAGGTCAAAAAAGAGAATATGCTTGGGATGACAATCAACGTGATTTAATTGCTCAAAAACTAGGTGGAAATGTAGCTATTCAACGCTACAAAGGTCTTGGTGAGATGAACGCAGATCAATTATGGGATACAACTATGAACCCTGAATTTAGAACACTTAGAAAAGTTATTATTGATAATGCTACTGAAGCAGATAGAGTTTTTTCTATGTTAATGGGAGATGAAGTTCCACCACGTAGAGAATTCATTGAAAAAAATGCAAAATACGCAAATATTGATGCTTAA